A part of Gossypium hirsutum isolate 1008001.06 chromosome A07, Gossypium_hirsutum_v2.1, whole genome shotgun sequence genomic DNA contains:
- the LOC107929860 gene encoding uncharacterized protein: protein MDHGVAVEESGSLRNSLEVTKSLSDKHLDLLRPSARYYSVFKGQAPDAVGKGKYTLIKDEEDFQTGIFDKPLPCFGCGIGWFSFLVGFMCPLMWYYATFLYFGNHYRKDPRERAGLAASAIAAMACSVVVLIVIVFVLFST from the exons ATGGATCATG GTGTTGCTGTCGAGGAGTCTGGGAGTCTGAGAAACAGCCTCGAGGTTACAAAATCACTTTCTGATAAACATCTTGATCTTTTAAGGCCGTCTGCTCGGTACTATTCGGTATTCAAAG GGCAAGCACCCGATGCAGTGGGGAAAGGCAAGTACACGCTTATCAAAGACGAGGAAGACTTCCAAACGGGGATTTTCGACAAACCTCTTCCGTGTTTTGGTTGTGGGATTGGATGGTTTTC CTTCCTTGTAGGATTTATGTGTCCATTAATGTGGTACTATGCTACGTTTCTCTATTTCGGAAATCATTACCGTAAAGATCCGAGAGAGAGAGCTGGCCTTGCCGCTTCTGCTATCGCT GCAATGGCGTGTTCTGTTGTAGTGTTGATCGTAatagtttttgttttgttttcgaCTTAA
- the LOC107929868 gene encoding UBP1-associated proteins 1C, whose amino-acid sequence MVWFQCEDCGENLKKPKLPNHFRICSASKLSCIDCGVIFGQQNVQSHTQCMTEMEKYGPKGQGKTPSGSNSKPNKQTKEKPDIDINVGLSQRPPWFCSLCNTKATSQQTLLLHADGKKHRAKARAFHAKQQPKQMEESAPESKVSAENKENGELPENKSVGDAKSQDLPEDGQPQINSEATKGDLPSTKKRKLDASVTDGTEKTSAGDGSVETGNGEVNDAKGKAKKSKHNVVKEDKVESASTKEDKKKKIKWKKLIKDTLKSSPDGVLKMQKLETRVLKALRESGVDEDKSQLSEILQHKITSNDRFLIDGNYVRLAAKD is encoded by the exons ATGGTCTGGTTTCAATGCGAGGATTGCGGCGAGAACTTGAAGAAACCTAAGTTACCAAATCACTTCAGGATTTGCTCTGCTTCAAag CTTTCATGCATTGATTGTGGAGTGATTTTTGGGCAGCAAAATGTTCAAAGCCATACACAGTGCATGACTGAGATG GAAAAATATGGTCCTAAAGGACAAGGGAAAACACCAAGTGGTTCAAATTCAAAACCCAACAAGCAAACAAAGGAAAAACCTGATATTGATATCAATGTCGGGTTATCTCAACGTCCTCCATGGTTTTGTAG TCTTTGCAATACCAAGGCTACCAGTCAGCAGACCTTGCTTCTTCATGCCGACGGAAAGAAGCACAGGGCAAAAGCTCGGGCATTTCATGCTAAGCAACAACCTAAACAGATGGAAGAATCCGCTCCGGAATCAAAGGTTTCAGCTGAAAATAAAGAGAATGGTGAGCTGCCGGAGAATAAATCTGTTGGAGATGCCAAATCACAGGATCTGCCTGAAGATGGTCAACCCCAAATCAACTCAGAAGCAACAAAAGGAGATTTACCTTCAACTAAAAAGAGAAAGCTTGATGCGTCTGTGACGGATGGTACTGAAAAAACTAGTGCGGGTGACGGCTCTGTTGAAACGGGCAATGGAGAAGTAAATGATGCAAAGGGAAAGGCAAAGAAATCCAAGCATAATGTCGTAAAAGAAGATAAAGTAGAATCCGCCTCTACGAAAGAAGACAAGAAAAAGAAGATAAAGTGGAAGAAGTTGATCAAAGACACCTTGAAATCC AGTCCTGATGGAGTTTTAAAGATGCAGAAGCTGGAAACACGGGTTCTAAAGGCCCTCCGAGAATCCGGTGTAGATGAAGACAAGTCTCAACTAAGTGAAATATTGCAGCACAAG ATTACTTCGAACGACAGATTTTTGATCGATGGCAACTACGTCCGTTTAGCTGCTAAAGACTGA
- the LOC107929849 gene encoding WD repeat-containing protein VIP3, which yields MAKSMKLAGLKSVENAHDESVWTATWVPATGSRPPLLLTGSLDETVKVWRPDELDLVRTNTGHCLGVVSVAAHPSGVIAASAALDSFVRVFDVDTNATIATLESPPSEVWQMQFDPKGTTLAVAGGGSASIKLWDTATWRLVATLSIPRPEGSKPSDKSGSKKFVLSVAWSPDGRRLACGSMDGTISVFDVARAKFLHHLEGHYMPVRSLVFSPEHDSRKLYSASDDGHVHIHDVEGKAIIGAMSGHTGWVLSVDVSPDGEAIATGSSDKTVRLWDFKMRAAIQVMSKHTDQVWAVAFRPGGRGGRLASVSDDKSISLYHCS from the exons ATGGCAAAATCAATGAAACTGGCAGGCCTAAAATCCGTTGAAAACGCCCACGACGAGTCGGTTTGGACGGCCACTTGGGTTCCCGCCACGGGCAGCCGCCCGCCGCTTCTTTTAACGGGCTCCCTCGACGAAACCGTTAAGGTGTGGAGGCCTGACGAGCTCGACCTCGTGCGCACTAACACTGGCCACTGCCTCGGCGTCGTTTCGGTGGCCGCTCATCCTTCCGGCGTGATCGCCGCCTCCGCCGCGCTCGACAGCTTTGTTCGCGTGTTCGACGTTGACACCAACGCTACCATCGCCACTCTTGAATCTCCTCCGTCTGAGGTCTGGCAAATGCAATTCGATCCCAAG GGTACAACACTTGCGGTTGCCGGAGGGGGTAGTGCATCGATCAAGTTGTGGGACACTGCGACGTGGAGGTTGGTTGCAACTTTATCAATTCCTCGTCCTGAAGGATCCAAGCCTTCTGACAAAAGCGGCAGCAAGAAGTTCGTCCTATCTGTCGCATGGAGTCCCGATGGAAGGCGACTTGCTTGTGGCTCGATGGATGGTACAATTTCGGTTTTTGATGTAGCTCGTGCCAAATTTCTACATCACCTTGAAGGCCATTACATGCCTGTAAGGTCTCTTGTGTTTTCTCCTGAACATGATTCACGGAAGCTATATTCGGCCTCGGACGACGGTCATGTGCATATCCATGATGTTGAAGGGAAAGCTATAATCGGGGCCATGTCCGGTCATACTGGTTGGGTTTTAAGCGTAGATGTAAGTCCCGATGGGGAGGCTATTGCAACTGGCTCGAGTGACAAAACTGTTAGACTATGGGATTTTAAGATGAGAGCAGCTATACAAGTAATGAGCAAGCACACAGACCAGGTATGGGCAGTGGCGTTTCGACCTGGTGGGCGAGGAGGTCGCCTTGCTAGCGTGTCCGATGACAAGAGCATATCGTTGTATCATTGTTCTTGA